In Carya illinoinensis cultivar Pawnee chromosome 9, C.illinoinensisPawnee_v1, whole genome shotgun sequence, the following are encoded in one genomic region:
- the LOC122277141 gene encoding uncharacterized protein LOC122277141 gives MAAMLCHLLWSRRNAFVFKDQFMSPETITAMAQAEVSVLREVNSKVSSRLEGGGSAAVAGRQWQLPEWPAVKVNFDAAFDKSMNRGGIGIVVRDCEGKLKACLTTSRDQVFSVAQAEKAALQRALDMCIDMDLNHVVFKGDAKAIIEAVNSRNEDFLWGGQETDDLQHVMRLHPGWKLSFALRSANGAAHNAACLSIKESNERVWIESGPLAVMNSVLSDVPFVVAS, from the coding sequence ATGGCTGCAATGCTGTGTCACCTTCTGTGGAGCAGGAGAAATGCTTTTGTCTTCAAAGACCAGTTCATGAGTCCTGAGACCATTACAGCAATGGCTCAGGCTGAAGTTTCAGTGCTGAGGGAGGTTAATTCCAAGGTTAGCAGCAGGTTAGAGGGAGGGGGGTCAGCTGCAGTGGCCGGTAGGCAGTGGCAATTACCGGAGTGGCCTGCTGTAAAGGTGAATTTCGATGCTGCATTTGATAAGTCCATGAATAGAGGTGGAATAGGCATAGTAGTAAGAGATTGTGAAGGAAAGTTAAAAGCCTGCCTAACTACATCAAGGGACCAGGTTTTCTCGGTTGCCCAAGCAGAAAAAGCAGCACTACAGAGAGCTTTGGATATGTGTATAGACatggacttgaaccatgttgtCTTCAAAGGAGATGCAAAGGCAATCATAGAGGCTGTCAATTCAAGAAATGAGGACTTTTTGTGGGGTGGCCAAGAGACAGATGATTTGCAGCATGTGATGAGGCTTCATCCGGGTTGGAAGCTATCTTTCGCTCTCAGGTCTGCGAATGGTGCAGCTCACAATGCTGCATGTTTATCTATTAAGGAATCCAACGAGAGGGTGTGGATTGAGAGTGGACCCTTGGCGGTTATGAACTCTGTTTTGAGTGATGTACCTTTTGTTGTTGCAAGTTGA
- the LOC122275139 gene encoding protein LURP-one-related 8 translates to MTRVYPSNVAERLETTTTSSSPAGRNDSAAILTVWKKSLLFNCNGFTVFDGKGNLVFRVDNYVASNKGEIVLMDATGKPILTIRRKRLSLEDNWLVYDGESAVNPLFLARKYMNILNTKYLASVSLGTGGSGSSSLSSLSSCGDGKNVLYEIEGCFAQRCCVVLDKKRRRVAEIKPKEPVGGVAFGLDVFRLIVQPEIDAPLAMALVIILDQMFGSSRRLMSK, encoded by the exons ATGACAAGAGTATACCCCAGCAACGTAGCCGAGAGGCTCGAAACCACCACCACCTCATCCTCTCCCGCCGGAAGAAACGACAGCGCGGCAATTCTAACGGTTTGGAAGAAGTCTCTACTGTTCAACTGTAATGGATTTACGGTATTTGACGGCAAGGGAAATCTGGTTTTTAGAGTAGATAACTATGTGGCAAGTAATAAGGGCGAGATCGTTCTCATGGACGCTACCGGCAAGCCTATCCTTACCATCCGCCGCAAG AGGTTGAGCCTAGAAGACAACTGGCTGGTGTATGATGGAGAGTCGGCCGTCAATCCTCTATTTCTGGCGAGGAAGTACATGAATATCCTCAACACCAAGTACTTGGCTAGCGTCAGTTTAGGAACTGGTGGGAGTGGCTCATCATCGTTGTCCTCGTTATCGAGCTGCGGCGACGGCAAGAACGTACTTTATGAGATCGAGGGTTGTTTCGCACAAAGATGCTGCGTGGTGCTGGACAAAAAGAGGAGACGGGTAGCGGAGATCAAGCCGAAGGAGCCGGTGGGAGGAGTAGCCTTTGGACTTGATGTTTTCCGCCTTATCGTACAGCCCGAAATCGACGCACCGCTTGCCATGGCACTTGTCATCATTCTCGATCAGATGTTCGGATCTTCTAGACGCCTAATGTCCAAATAA